Proteins from one Triticum aestivum cultivar Chinese Spring chromosome 7A, IWGSC CS RefSeq v2.1, whole genome shotgun sequence genomic window:
- the LOC123152990 gene encoding E3 ubiquitin-protein ligase RNF12-like, giving the protein MASLMPSLAMDLPQEEGGHEDSAFLGVVGDPDDSELAALVAGALKTVDAPSDDDDDELSCPICLEEDDAAAWKETPCGHRFHGRCVERWLQEKESCPMCRREVVTAPAATADCTAAHLHFLWIAALGLHVFGDVPVDDMETDDDDDA; this is encoded by the coding sequence ATGGCTAGCTTGATGCCATCGCTTGCCATGGACCTGCCACAAGAAGAAGGAGGCCACGAGGACTCCGCGTTCCTCGGCGTCGTGGGAGATCCAGACGACTCGGAGTTGGCCGCGTTGGTGGCCGGGGCGCTGAAGACGGTGGACGCGCcgtccgacgacgacgacgacgagctcAGCTGCCCGATCTGCTTGGAGGAGGACGACGCCGCGGCGTGGAAGGAGACACCGTGCGGGCACCGGTTCCACGGGCGGTGCGTAGAGAGGTGGCTGCAGGAGAAAGAGAGCTGTCCCATGTGCCGTCGCGAGGTCGTCACGGCGCCCGCCGCCACCGCAGATTGTACTGCTGCACACCTACATTTCTTGTGGATAGCTGCCTTGGGGTTGCATGTGTTTGGCGATGTTCCTGTGGACGACATGGaaactgatgatgatgatgatgcttag